A window of the Phaseolus vulgaris cultivar G19833 chromosome 5, P. vulgaris v2.0, whole genome shotgun sequence genome harbors these coding sequences:
- the LOC137835286 gene encoding beta-glucosidase 18-like, protein MSLITNHTNKMKKVERQLRVVMILLCCVHFHVQSCDEVEDGISRSHFPEGFLFGTSTSSYQIEGAAFEDGKGLSNWDVFSHLSGKINNNENGDIADDHYHRYLKDIELMSSLGVDVYRFSISWTRILPRGIYGDVNPSGIMFYNMIIDNLLLKGIEPFVTINHHDLPQELEERYGGWLSPLIQRDFVHFAEICFKSFGGRVKYWTSINEPSLVTINGYMKGTYPPGHCSPPFGNCSTGNSDVEPLIVMHNRLLSHAKAVELYRKQFQAKQGGTIGIVAHTFMYEPFRNEECDRQAVKRVLAFVIAWVLDPLVFGEYPAEMHSILGNQLPVFSPEEKRLIKGSLDFIGINHYGSLYAKDCSLSACSQGADHPITGFVETTGIRDGIPIGDQTGMPLFFVVPMGMEKIVDYIKIRYHNMPMYITENGYCLPLKQDVTVNYLLQDFKRIDYHKAYLAALLRAIRKGADVRGYMIWSLLDNFEWARGYDMRFGLYYVDRNTLERIPKLSVQWFSSFLNNTISTNTRRFEI, encoded by the exons ATGAGTCTTATCACTAATCATACCAACAAGATGAAAAAGGTAGAGAGACAACTAAGAGTTGTAATGATATTGCTGTGCTGCGTTCATTTTCATGTCCAAAGCTGTGATGAAGTTGAAGATGGAATCAGTAGATCTCATTTTCCAGAAGGGTTCCTCTTTGGAACAAGCACTTCCTCTTACCAG ATTGAAGGGGCAGCTTTTGAGGATGGTAAAGGTTTAAGCAACTGGGATGTGTTTAGCCATTTATCAG GTAAGATAAACAATAATGAGAATGGTGACATTGCAGATGATCATTATCATCGTTATTTG AAAGACATTGAGTTAATGTCGTCTCTTGGAGTAGATGTATATCGATTCTCTATCTCATGGACCAGGATTCTACCTA GAGGCATATATGGAGACGTAAATCCAAGTGGGATAATGTTTTACAACATGATAATAGACAATCTGCTACTTAAAG GGATTGAGCCTTTCGTGACAATAAATCACCATGACCTGCCACAAGAACTGGAAGAAAGATACGGTGGTTGGCTTAGTCCCTTAATACA GAGAGATTTTGTTCATTTTGCTGAAATCTGTTTCAAGAGCTTTGGAGGCAGGGTTAAATATTGGACTAGCATCAATGAGCCAAGTCTCGTTACAATCAATGGCTATATGAAAGGAACATATCCCCCTGGTCACTGTTCTCCACCTTTTGGAAATTGTTCTACTGGTAACTCTGATGTTGAGCCCCTCATTGTCATGCACAATAGGTTACTGTCACATGCCAAGGCTGTTGAATTATACCGCAAACAATTTCAG GCAAAGCAAGGTGGAACCATTGGCATTGTTGCACACACCTTCATGTATGAACCATTTAGAAATGAAGAATGTGATAGACAAGCTGTGAAAAGGGTCTTGGCTTTTGTCATAGCCTG GGTCTTAGATCCCCTGGTTTTTGGTGAGTACCCAGCTGAGATGCACTCTATCCTTGGAAATCAGTTGCCAGTGTTCTCTCCTGAGGAGAAGAGGCTCATAAAAGGCAGCTTAGACTTCATTGGCATCAATCACTATGGATCTCTCTATGCCAAGGATTGTTCCCTCTCTGCTTGTTCTCAAGGAGCTGATCATCCAATAACAGGTTTTGTAGAAACAACTGGAATAAGAGATGGCATTCCAATTGGTGACCAG ACAGGAATGCCACTATTCTTTGTGGTTCCAATGGGCATGGAGAAAATTGTTGACTACATTAAGATAAGATACCATAATATGCCCATGTACATCACAGAAAATg GATATTGTTTACCACTCAAACAGGATGTGACAGTAAATTATCTATTACAAGATTTCAAACGAATAGATTATCATAAAGCCTATCTCGCAGCTCTGCTTAGAGCCATAAG AAAAGGTGCAGATGTAAGAGGATACATGATATGGTCATTGTTGGACAACTTTGAATGGGCAAGGGGCTATGACATGAGATTTGGGCTTTATTATGTGGACAGAAACACTCTTGAACGAATTCCCAAACTTTCTGTTCAATGGTTTTCTAGTTTCCTCAACAACACCATCTCCACCAACACGAGAAGatttgagatttga